AGCCGTAGAAGCCCCCTTCCTGCACCGATGTCAGGTAATCCGGCACCAGATCGGCGCCAATCTCATCGCGTTCGTTAACGATGGCCCAGAGCTTGCCGGTTTGCGGCTCCCACTGCAGGCCGGTCGGGTTGCGCAGGCCGCTGGCATAGATACGGCTGCCGCCGGTGGCGACATCCACTTCCAGCACCGCGGCGCGCCGGTATTCCGCCTCAAAGCCGTTTTCGACGATATTGCTGTTGGAGCCGACGCCGACGTAGAGCTTACGGCCATCGGGGCTGGCCAGCAGCGATTTGGTCCAGTGGTGGTTAATGCCGCCCGGCAGGTCGGTCAGCTCGGTGCCGGGATCGGTAATACGCGTCGCGCCGGTTTCATAGCGGTAACGCATGATGCTGTCGGCGTTGGCGACGTAGAGCGTATCGCCTACCAGCTGCACGCCAAACGGCGAATGCAGGTTCTCAAGGAAAATATGTTTCTCCCAGGTAACGCCGTCGCCGCTGGGATTACGCAGCAGGGTAATGCGGTTACCCCCTTTACCCCCTTGCCGGAGGATTTCTGCACCAACCCCATCACCAGCTGCTTCGGCATGGTGATCGGCTCGGCGCCGGGGCTGTTGGCCTCTACCACCAGCACATCGTTATTGGGCAGCACATACACCTGGCGCGGATGCATAAAGCCGTCCGCCACCTTCGCGATGCGCAGGCCGCTGGCGACTTTCGGCATCTCGCCCTGCTTCCAGCTGACGCCTTTCGGCACCTGCATCGGCGGCATTAAAAAGTCCTGTGCCTTCGGCAGCACCGGATCCGGCCCCATCTGCTGCTCAGCGTCGACGGAAGCCTTTTCATCGCAGCCGCTCAGCAGCAGCGCGGAAGCGATCGCCAACAATAAGATCGATTTTTTCATCGCGCGACTCCTTCAGCGCTACGCAGGCGCAGGGCCAGCTGAATATTGGCCAGGCACAGCAGCGCCACCACCAACGTTGAGAGGATAACGCCGGCAGGCGCCACCGCATACGCATCGCGGCTGTGTACAAAGGCATTGAAGATCGCCAGCACGATCGCCAGCAGGTTGGCCCAAAAATGGAGTTTCACCGGCGAGGTTTGCGGCCAGGAGACACCAACCCACACCTGCACCAGATTAATCAGCCGCGGGATAATGGCGATAATCAGGCCGAAAGCGATCAGCCAACTGGCGCTTTTGGTCCACATCGGGTTGTGGCTGTTCAGGTAAATAATGTCAAAAATCCAGGCGGCGGCGAAAAAGCCGAGCGGGATCGGATTAAGCAATTCATACAGCGCCACAGCAAGCGCAGAGTTGCGTCTGGTCGCATGGGGGTTCATCGGCGGGCTCCTGAAGTAACAAAAATGACCGGCAGCAACGCGCTTGCTGCCGTATCGCTAACCTGAAAAAGATTAGTAAACCTAAAGATTTTCGCGCACTAAACCGGCAAAAATAGTCAAATCCTTCCTGAAGGCGCACAAAAGGATCTTGAGGTTAAGATATATCTTGGATATGTTTCTACTTTCACTTCAGATGAGAGATCCCCCTATGAGTGCAGAGATCACCGCCGCCAACTGGCCGCTGCCCACCCGGAAGAAAAATGCGCTGCGGCTGCGTCAGCTGCGCGTACAGAGCAAAATGCGCATCGGCAGCTTCTACCGCATCGTCCTGACCGGCGATGACCTACAGGGCTTCACCTCCCACAGCTTTGACGACCATATCAAACTCTTTTTCCCCGACGACGCCAGCGGCGAGCTGCGCCTGCCGGAAGTCGGTGAACAGGGCATCACCTGGCCGGAGGGCAAACGCCCGACCTCGCGCGACTACACCCCGCTGGCGTATGACGCGGCGGCCAATACATTAACCCTCGATTTCTTTATCCATCCGGGCGGCGTGGCGAGCGACTGGGCGGAGCGGGCGCAGGTCAACGACCCGCTGGTGATCGGCGGGCCGCGCGGCTCTTTCTGCATGCCGACCGACTATCCCTTCCAGCTCTACCTGTGTGATGAAACCGGCCTGCCGGCGCTGGGCCGTCGCCTGGCGGAGCTGCGCGCGGCGCAGGTCAGCGCGGAGGTGCATCTGATGATTATGGCGGATGAGGCGCAGAGCAAAGCCTATCTGCCGTCGCTGGAGGGCGTCACCTGTCACTTCCTGCCGGCGGGCGATACCGCTATCGCGCGCGCCGCGCTGGCGCGACTGCCGATCCCGCAGCAAGGCTATTTCCTCTGGATCACCGGCGAAGGGAGTCGGGTAAAAACGCTGCTTGATGACCTGACGGCACAGCGTCAGATTAACGACAGCTACCTGCGCGGCGTCGCCTACTGGCACAGTAAGTAAACGCCGATATCCGGCTGCGGCGCGGCCGGACGTTCTGCCCACTGTTTAAGGTGACCTACCTGATGAAAGAGATAAACGGCCCCGCCTTTTTCGCTCAGAGAAAGCGCAAAGAGCGCCTGCTGGACGCCACCGAGGTGCGCCTGCTGATTTTAACCGTGCTGGCACAGCGCCCGGCGCACGGCTACGAGATCATTAAAGCGATCGAGGAGCTATCACGCGGCGAATACACGCCAAGCCCGAGTCTGGTTTACCCAAACCTGACGCTGATGGAGGAGATGGGCTATATCCAGGCGGCGGAAACAGACGGCAAGAAAAATCACCTGATCACTGCCGAAGGCGAAGCCTATCTGGCGCAGCAGCAGCCGCAGCTGGAAGCGGTGATGGCGCGGCTGGCGTCGCTGGCGGTGCTGGCCAACAACCGCAGCAAGCCGGAGGTACAGCGCGCGATCCATAATATGAAGATGGCGCTAAACACCCGCCTGGCTGACGAAGCGCTTTCACAGCAGGCGCTCTATGCCATCGTCGACGTGCTGGACGAGGCGGCGAAAAAGATCGAGCGCAGCTAGCCGCGCTCAGGGTATGAACGCGCAGCAATAAAAACGGCCTCCGACAGGAGGCCGTGAAGAAAGCGTTGCGGCAGGCCCGCCATTAGCTGGCCTGAAGGCGATCACTCGCTGACGCGATAGCGCTCCAGCCAGTGGGCGTAAGGCGCAGGCAGCACCCAGGCGGCCTTCTCTTCTTTCAGCGCCAGCGCGGCCTGGTATGGCCAGTGCGGGTTCGCCAGGTGCGCGCGGCCAACCATCACCAGGTCGAGCTGCTGCTCTTCCACGGTGCGGTTCGCGATGGCCGGCGCGTCGATGCCCCAGGCGGACGCTACCGGGATCTGCGCTTCGCGACGCACGCGCTCGGCGATCGGCGCCAGGAATGCCGGGCCCCACGGAATGTTGGCGTCCGGCGCGGAGAAGCCGACGCTGACGCTCAGCAGATCCAGGCCGTTGGCGCGCATCTGACGGGTCACTTCAATCGACTCTTCCAGCGTTTCCTCATCGCGGCCATCATACTCGATCACGCCAAAGCGTGCGGTCAGCGGCAGGTTTTCCGGCCAGACGTGACGCACCGCGTCCAGGGTTTCCAGCATAAAGCGGCTGCGGCCGGCGAGATCGCCGCCGTACTGATCCTGGCGCTGGTTGGCCTGCACGGAGAAGAAGCTCTGCGCCAGGTAGCCGTGCGCAAAGTGCAGCTCCAGCCATTCGAAGCCGGCGTCGCGGGCGCGACGGGCGGCGGTGGCGAAATCTTCGCGAACGCGGGCGATATCGTCCAGCGTCATCGCTTTCGGCACCTGCGGCAGATTCGCGCCGAAGGCGACGGCGGAAGGCGCGATGGTTTCCCATCCGCGGCCGTCGTCTGCGGCGATATGGTCATCGCCTTCCCACGGACGGTTGGCGCTGGCTTTGCGGCCGGCGTGAGCGATCTGAATACCCGGCACCGCGCCTGCAGCTTTGATATCACGCGCGATCTGCGCCAGCTTTTCTGCCTGTTCATCGTTCCAGATACCGAGGCAGCCTGGGGTGATGCGCCCTTCCGGCGATACCGCCGTCGCTTCGACAATCACCAGACCCGCGCCGCCGCGCGCCAGCCCGCTGTAGTGAACGCGATGCCATTCGTTGCTCAGGCCATCGGTGGCGGTGTACTGGCACATTGGCGGCACCGCGATGCGGTTGCGCAGCGTGACATCTTTTAATGAGAACGGTGAAAATAAACCTGACATGTTAACCCCTTCGTTCAGGAAGAAAGAATAGAGCAGAGCCGGTCTGCACCGGCCCTGAACGATAACCGGCAGCGTAACGCTGCCGGTTATACCGCCGTGTGCGACGAGGTTCTGGCTGCCCCGGTCGCATCGGCATCTTGTCGCCTGACGCAGCGCCTGTGCGCTGGTTATCAGGTCCGAAGCGGGCTGATAATAGCCCGTCCGCGTTTTTTAAACTTCGCCGTATTTGCTACGCATCATATTTTCGATCTCCTCCAGGCTCTTGCCGCGCGTTTCCGGCAGCATAAAGTAAACGAACGCGAAGGAGCCGATATTCAGCAGCACAAACAGGAAGAAGGTCTGGTTACCAATCAGGCTCAGCAGCAGCGGGAACGCGAAGGCGACCGTGGCATTACAGATCCACTGGAAGCAGACGGCGGAACCCGCCAGCGCGCCGCGGATCTTCATCGGGAACAGCTCTGACATCAGCAGCCAGTAAACCGGCGAGATACACATCTGCATAAAGAACAGGAATACCAGAATGCAGGCCAGTGCCAGATAGCTCTGTGTCAGGTTCTGCGGCAGCAGGGTCAGGGTCAGGCCCAGCGCTATCTGTGCCAGGATGACGATGGTCAGGCCGGTCATCAGCATATGACGACGGCTGAAACGGCTTACCGCCCAGATGCCCACCAGCGTGGCCAGCACCGAGACGATCCCGTTGCCGATAGTGGCGGCGATAGAGGCATTCGTGCCCATGCCGGTGGTTTTCAGGATGATCGGCGTGTAGTACATAAAGGCGTTAACCCCGGTGAACTGCGCGACAAAGCCCAGCCCGCAGCCCAGCAACAGCACGCGCATGACCCAACGCTCTTTCAGCAGCTCCTTCACCGACGGCCCCTTACGCGCCAGCCGCTCCTGTTTGCGCATCTCCGCCATCTCTTTGCGCACTTCGCGCGGCGTCTCGCGCAGCTTTTTCAGTACCTTCAGTGCTTCGGTGAAGCGCCCTTCCGACACCAGCCAGTGCGGCGAGGCCGGCACAAAGAAGGTGCCGATAAACAGCAGGATGCCCGGCACCATCGCCAGCGCCAGCATATAACGCCAGATATGCGGATCGTGCAGCGCGTAGCTCATGATGGTGCTGACTACATAGGCGATCAGCTGACCGCTGACGATCATCAGCTCGTTGCGGCTCACCAGCGGCGCGCGCCGCTTTGGTCCGGCGATCTCGGCGATAAACACCGGCACGGTAGAGGAGCCGCCGCCGACGGCGATCCCCAATACGAAGCGCATCGCAATCATGGTAGATACGCTCGGCGCCACGGCGGTGCCCAGCGCGCCGGCGATAAACAGCAGCGCCAGGCTGCGCAGCGTCATGCGGCGGCCAAAGCGGTCAGAGAAGAAGCCGCTCAGGAAGGAGCCGATCGCCGCGCCGAAAATCAGCGACGAAGCGACCAGCCCTTCGGTGAAGGAGTTCAGTCCCAGTCCGCCCTGCGACGGCGCGGCGGACATAAAGGGCAGCGAGCCGGAGATAATGCCGGTGTCGTAACCAAAGGCGAGCGCGCCCATGGTCGCTACCAGCACCACGATAAAGATGCGCTGTCTGACGGTGTCTCTGGTGGCGGTATCTGCCTCTGCGACAGCAGGTTGTTCAGTTGGATAGTCGGCCATATTGCTCCCTGTTATTGGTTTTGTAATGTTTTTTTCAGGCTTTTGTAATTGATTTAAAAGGTGTTTCTCCAGCTAAACATCAGAATGGTAAAGATAAGTTTAGACAGGCTTCGCCGAATGCGCCTGTTTCCGTGATGAAAGTCACAATGAAAGGGGTTACAGACGCAACGCCGCCGCTAAAACAGCGAAGAAGTGTGCGCTGATAAAGTGTGCGCTAAGAGAGGGAAACGCGGAAGGAGAAGAAACAGCGGCGGATTCGCGCGACACAGGCGGATGGACGAACAGCACCAGCAATGGCTACCGGATAGGGTGCGGCGCCCAGGCGCGGCGCGGTGTGCATGGCTGCTCAGAGGCATCGCAATGGCTGAATGTATGGCAGCTGCCCGGCGCGTCGCAACGGCTGAGTGCATCGCAGCTGGCCCGCGTTTGCTGACCGGTGAGCATTGATTAGCCTTCTTTGTTAGTCGCCCGACGCGCCGCCTCCAGCGCCTGATTAAAAATGTTAACCCTTTCCCGCAGCTGTGCATTCACCACATCGTCCGCATCCATCACCGGCCAGTAGCGATAGCCCGGCGGCGTCGAAACGCATTTCAGGCTCCAGGTCGAGTAGAGCTGTTTTGAAGGGGCAAAAATACGGTAATCATTTTCACCCACCGTTAAATAGCGCGCGCCGGGCAGCGCCTTTATCGTCAGATAGCGATCGTTGCAGGAAAAGGTATTGCGGGTATCCAGCGCCACGGTGCGGGTCATTACGTAGTTGAATAGGGTCTGCAGATTTACGTTAAACGCGACGTAAAATATCATCCATGAGGAAACAATCAACAACATAAAGGGTAACGCAGGCAGGGTAATAATATAGTCAAGCCTGGGTTTCGCCACCGTCTCCTTTTTCTCCAGAAAAGTGAGAAATACGCTGCCGCACATCACCAGAGAAAAATAAAACAAAATAAAATAGATACAGGCCAGTGAGATGACCGTCAATTTAGTGGCTGACGCCTCAAAGGTAATATCCGCCACTTCCATCATGGCGTTCTTCGCAATGACATAGCTAATAAAAAACACCACCAGCCATGAACAGCGAAAGATAAAGCTAAACAGCACCTTATAGCGCCCCCCGTATCCCCTTTCATCATGGCGGCATCAAAAAGATAAAAGTAGAGCGCGGTCATCGCAGTCAGCGCAAAAACAATTATCAGCATAAAAAATAGCGTCGCATCGCTTCCCGGCGTGAGCTTGCCTAACAGCGCTATCAACGCCAGCAGCAATAGCGAAAAATGCAGCATACTTTCGCTAACGGCATGGCCCGGCTTGATGCTGTTTAACAGCTGCAGGCGATAACCGCGCAGCGGCTTTTCATTGCTGACCCGATCCTTCAGCCAAAAATAGAGCGGCATCATTATTGGTGACAGCAGCAGCAGGCCGATAAAGGGATAAAGGTGCCCCCAAAAGAGAAAAAGAAACAGCAGATACCAGTAGAGCAGATAATTAGGATAATAGCGCGAGTAAGGGTTAAGGATAACTGAATGCAAAATGGCCTCCTTGTTTGCCGGGCGCGTACACTTTCTCACCCGTAGCGTGCGCAGACAACTCTCCCGCCGCGCTATTTTTCGCGCCGCTATGCACTTTTCCCGCGATACGCCTCCCCCTTACTGCAGCCCCTCGCGCCGGCTCATTACATAAGCAAAAAACCTCTTTCCCGACCATTTCGAAACGCGTGCAGGGTTGTCATTGTGAAAATTCTGTCGTCCAAACGTAACAAAAAATAAACATAGCTTCCCTATAGTGGCTGCTTTCTCACGCGGAGGCTGCATGCGAACCTGGAACGAACCGAAGAAAAACAAAGCGCATATCGAACTGATCCCGATGATTGACGTGATGATGTTTCTGCTGGTGTTTTTTGTGCTGATCAGCCTGAACGTTATTCCGGCGCAGGGGCTGAAAACGCAGCTGCCGGGCGCGACCAGCGCGCAGCAGCTGAAGCCGCAGAAGAAGGCGATCGTCACGCTGGCGACGAACGACCAGCTGCAGCTGGATGGGCAGCCGGTCGCGCTGGATCAGCTGGTGCCGGCGCTGAAGCGGCAGCAGAGCGAACAGACGCTAACCATTATCCTCAACAGCGACAAGAGCGTCGCCGTGGACCGGCTGGTGGCGGTGATGGACAACCTGCGGCAGGGCGGCTTTACCTCCGTCTCTATCACCACGCGGAAACAGTAATATGTATCTGCTCTATCGCTCTCGTCATCTGCTGGGCTGGCTGCCCGCCCTGGCGGCGGCAGGCTGGATGTTATGGATTAACCAGCAGGCCGCGCTGAAAGTGCAGCCGCGCTACGATGAATCAACCCTGGAAGTGGTGCTGGCGGAGCCGCCCGCGCCGGAGCCGCTGCCGGAAACCACGCCCGCCGCGCCGCCGGTTTCAGAACCCTTGCCTGAGCCTGAACCGCCGCCGGAGCCGCTGCCGGAGCCGACGCCGCCAGTACCGACGCCTGCGCCGGTCGAGGCCGCCAAACCGGCAGCCGCTCCCAGAGCAAGGCCTGAACCGCAGCCCAAACCGAAACCGCAGACGAAACCCAGGCCGCAGGCGCAGCCCAAAGCGAAAACGCGCGCTGAACCGACACCGACGCAGCCCATTGCCCGATCTGTCGCTCCGGCGGCGCCGCGCGCCGCGCCCGCCGTCAATCGCCCCGCCCCGGCCAACGCCGGCGCGCTGGAAAGCGGCTATTTGCAGGCGTTGCGCCGCGATCTGGAGCAGCGCAAGCGCTATCCCACCGGACGTCAGGCATCGCTTGAGCGCCCGGAAGGCAGCGTCGAGGTCTGGCTGGAGGTCGATCGCAGCGGCCAGATCACCGCTTCAGGCATCAGCGCTAAAGCGCGCAGCATGCTGCTGAACCGCGCCGCCGCCAGCACGCTGCAAAGCATTACCCAGCTTAAACCGTTCCCTGCGGAGGCCTTTGCCGGCCAGCAACGGAAACGCTTTACCGCCACCTTTAATTACCGGGCTCCGTGATGAGCCGGACACCCTCATAGCGCCACAGGAAGAAAAAAATGAAAACATTTACGCGTTCAGGAATCAGTCTTGCGGTTATCGCTGCGCTGCTGCCGGGCATGGCGCAGGCGGAAGAGAACACCGATGTCGGCACCATTGACGTACAGGGCGTCTCGCTGGGCGGCGGCATGATGGTACAGGAGGAGACGCCGAAGGCGCGCTCTACCGTCACCAAAGAGGCGATGGATAAGATGCCCTCCGCCGCCAACGCCATCGACAAGCTGAAATATACGCCGGGGCTGAACGTCAACAGCACTGACGCCAGCGGCCTGAGCGGCGTCGACTACACCATGCGCGGCATGAATTCCGATCAGATCGGCCTCTCGGCGGACGGCATTCCGATCAACGACTCCGGCAACTATGCGGTCTACCCTAACCTGCTGGGCGATGCGGAAAACCTGCAGGAGATTTTCGTCACCCAGGGCGCGTCGGAAGCGGACGGCCCGCATATCGGCTCCAGCGGCGGCAATATCGGCCTGGTAACGCGTCGCCCGGCAAAGGATTTCGGCGGCTTCGTCAAGCAGACGCTGGGCAGTAACGATCTGAGCAAAACCTTCGCCCGTTTAGAGACCGGCGACTATAACGGCTTCAGTAACTGGCTCTCTTATTCGCATACCGAAGCGAAAAAATGGCGCGGTGAAGGGCGGCTCTACTCCGACAAATTTGAGATGAACTCGCTGTTCGAGGCGGAAAACGGCAACAGTAGCAACCTGATCGTGAAATATAACCGTCAGGAGAACAGCAACTACAACTCTCTCAGCAAAGCGCAGTTTGAACGCGACGGTCGCGACGGTGATTTCCCCACCTCGCCGGAATATAACAGCCGCGGCCAGCTTAGCCGCTACTACAAGCTGAACCGCAACCCGTTTGAAAACCTGACCGTCAGCTTCAGCCAGAAACTGCAGCTGCGCGATAACCTGAGCTGGACCATTCAGCCTTACTACTACTGGGGCAACGGCGGCAGCTTCAGCAGCCAGAGCGCCTCTACCCTCTCCCCTGCTTCCGATCGCGCCGGGCAGTACGACCTGAGCAATCTGAGCAGCAACACCTACTATCGTCCGTCATGGACGCAGACCTGGCGGCCCGGCGTCACCACCAAACTGAAGTGGGACATTAACGAGCAGCACAGCCTCGATCTCGGCTACTGGTATGAGCGCGCGCGCCAGCTGCAAACTCAGCCCTTTATCACTATCAACCCGGACGGCAACCCGGCGGATCTGTGGGGCGAGCCGGGCGGATCGCATCAGGTGAAAGACGCCAACGGCAACAGGGTGCAGGGACGTAATCAGTACACGGTGACGCCGGCGCAAAAAATCTGGGCGCAGGATAGCTGGTATCTCACGCCCGACTGGACGCTGGTGGGCGGCCTCGCCTGGCAGCACGTTGAGCGTCGCGGCGAAAACAAAGGCAGCCTGACCAACAGCCCGGAAAACCGCCGCGCCAGCTACCATAAATTCCTGCCTAACGTCAGCGCCAGCTATCGTCTGAACCCGGAAAATCAGTTCTTCTACAGCCTGTCGCGCAATATGCGCACGCCGCCGAATTACGTGCTGTATAACGTCGGCGATTCGATCAGCACCAAACCGGAGCTGAGCTGGAACCATGAACTGGGCTGGCGCTTCCAGCGGGAAGATATGCTGCTGAGCGCCACGCTGTTCTATCTGCGTTACAGCGATCGTCAGGTCTCCACCACCAACCTCGCCGGCGACTTTGAAATGATGAACGTCGGCAAAGTCGAGAACCGCGGCATCGAGCTGGAGTGGAGCGGCCAGCTGCCCTACCACTTCAACTACTACGCCTCCTATACCTGGACCGAATCGGAGCAGAAAGAGGATGTCTCCTCTGAAGGTGTGCGGCTGCCCACCGCCGGCAAGCAGCTGCCTAACGTACCGAAAAACCTGCTTAACCTGACGCTTGGCTATGACGACGGCCTCTACTACGGCGGCCTGACCGGTAAATATGTCGGCGCCTTTTACGGTGATCTGACCAACGATGAGCAAGTCGGCGGCCGCACGCTGTTCGACGTCGCGGCGGGCGTGCATCTGCCGGTGGATAAGAAGATTGTGAAAAGCGCCGCGTTGCGCTTCGGCATCGACAACCTGTTCGACAAAGCGTACCTCACCTCGGCGCGCACCACGGTGTTTAACGCCGGCGCGCATAACGGGCTGGACGCCAGTACGCCCTATTACAACGTTGGCGAGGAGCGCACCTTCAGCGTCTCGCTGGAAGCCACCTTTTAATTAACCGGAGTTGACGCGATGAACGCCACCTTACTGCACGACATTATTTTCTGGATCATGTACTTTTCCCTCGCCGTGGCACTGGTGATCATCATTGAGCGCGCCATCAGCTTCGCCTGGACAACGCGCCAGGCGACGCAGCTGGAGCAGGCGCTGACGCCGCAGGTACGCCATATCGAAGCGCTGCCCGCCGAGCTGCTGCGCCGCCGCAGCCTGCCGCTCAGAACCATTCAGCCGATCCTGATGCAGAAAGATCGGCATAATGCGCAGACGCTGAATGACCTGGTCGATGCGCAGTATCTGTTGAGCAAGCCGCAGCTGACGCGCGGACTGTGGCTGCTGGAGACCATCGTCACCGCCGCGCCGCTGCTCGGGCTGCTCGGCACGGTGATGGGAATTATCGATACCTTTAAGGCGCTTTCCGCTTCCGGCGTCTCCGAGCCGAGCCTGGTATCGGCAGGAATGGGCACCGCGCTTTACGCTACCGGCCTCGGCATCGCCATCGCGCTGATAAGCCTGGTGGGCAATAATTATCTGCAAAGCCGCATGGAGCGCATCAGCGAGCTATTAAAAGTGCTACTGATCCGCGCGGCGGGCGCCGCGCTGCCGCACTCTGAACCGGCCGGCAGCTGGATGGAAAGCGGAGCGCAGCGCTATGCCTGACATATATCTCCACGGGCGGCGACATCGCCGTCTGTGGCAA
This DNA window, taken from Mixta gaviniae, encodes the following:
- a CDS encoding DUF2231 domain-containing protein, with product MNPHATRRNSALAVALYELLNPIPLGFFAAAWIFDIIYLNSHNPMWTKSASWLIAFGLIIAIIPRLINLVQVWVGVSWPQTSPVKLHFWANLLAIVLAIFNAFVHSRDAYAVAPAGVILSTLVVALLCLANIQLALRLRSAEGVAR
- a CDS encoding siderophore-interacting protein; the encoded protein is MSAEITAANWPLPTRKKNALRLRQLRVQSKMRIGSFYRIVLTGDDLQGFTSHSFDDHIKLFFPDDASGELRLPEVGEQGITWPEGKRPTSRDYTPLAYDAAANTLTLDFFIHPGGVASDWAERAQVNDPLVIGGPRGSFCMPTDYPFQLYLCDETGLPALGRRLAELRAAQVSAEVHLMIMADEAQSKAYLPSLEGVTCHFLPAGDTAIARAALARLPIPQQGYFLWITGEGSRVKTLLDDLTAQRQINDSYLRGVAYWHSK
- a CDS encoding PadR family transcriptional regulator, whose translation is MKEINGPAFFAQRKRKERLLDATEVRLLILTVLAQRPAHGYEIIKAIEELSRGEYTPSPSLVYPNLTLMEEMGYIQAAETDGKKNHLITAEGEAYLAQQQPQLEAVMARLASLAVLANNRSKPEVQRAIHNMKMALNTRLADEALSQQALYAIVDVLDEAAKKIERS
- a CDS encoding NADH:flavin oxidoreductase/NADH oxidase, yielding MSGLFSPFSLKDVTLRNRIAVPPMCQYTATDGLSNEWHRVHYSGLARGGAGLVIVEATAVSPEGRITPGCLGIWNDEQAEKLAQIARDIKAAGAVPGIQIAHAGRKASANRPWEGDDHIAADDGRGWETIAPSAVAFGANLPQVPKAMTLDDIARVREDFATAARRARDAGFEWLELHFAHGYLAQSFFSVQANQRQDQYGGDLAGRSRFMLETLDAVRHVWPENLPLTARFGVIEYDGRDEETLEESIEVTRQMRANGLDLLSVSVGFSAPDANIPWGPAFLAPIAERVRREAQIPVASAWGIDAPAIANRTVEEQQLDLVMVGRAHLANPHWPYQAALALKEEKAAWVLPAPYAHWLERYRVSE
- a CDS encoding sugar porter family MFS transporter, which produces MTKPITGSNMADYPTEQPAVAEADTATRDTVRQRIFIVVLVATMGALAFGYDTGIISGSLPFMSAAPSQGGLGLNSFTEGLVASSLIFGAAIGSFLSGFFSDRFGRRMTLRSLALLFIAGALGTAVAPSVSTMIAMRFVLGIAVGGGSSTVPVFIAEIAGPKRRAPLVSRNELMIVSGQLIAYVVSTIMSYALHDPHIWRYMLALAMVPGILLFIGTFFVPASPHWLVSEGRFTEALKVLKKLRETPREVRKEMAEMRKQERLARKGPSVKELLKERWVMRVLLLGCGLGFVAQFTGVNAFMYYTPIILKTTGMGTNASIAATIGNGIVSVLATLVGIWAVSRFSRRHMLMTGLTIVILAQIALGLTLTLLPQNLTQSYLALACILVFLFFMQMCISPVYWLLMSELFPMKIRGALAGSAVCFQWICNATVAFAFPLLLSLIGNQTFFLFVLLNIGSFAFVYFMLPETRGKSLEEIENMMRSKYGEV
- a CDS encoding ExbD/TolR family protein: MRTWNEPKKNKAHIELIPMIDVMMFLLVFFVLISLNVIPAQGLKTQLPGATSAQQLKPQKKAIVTLATNDQLQLDGQPVALDQLVPALKRQQSEQTLTIILNSDKSVAVDRLVAVMDNLRQGGFTSVSITTRKQ
- a CDS encoding energy transducer TonB family protein is translated as MYLLYRSRHLLGWLPALAAAGWMLWINQQAALKVQPRYDESTLEVVLAEPPAPEPLPETTPAAPPVSEPLPEPEPPPEPLPEPTPPVPTPAPVEAAKPAAAPRARPEPQPKPKPQTKPRPQAQPKAKTRAEPTPTQPIARSVAPAAPRAAPAVNRPAPANAGALESGYLQALRRDLEQRKRYPTGRQASLERPEGSVEVWLEVDRSGQITASGISAKARSMLLNRAAASTLQSITQLKPFPAEAFAGQQRKRFTATFNYRAP
- a CDS encoding TonB-dependent receptor family protein, which gives rise to MKTFTRSGISLAVIAALLPGMAQAEENTDVGTIDVQGVSLGGGMMVQEETPKARSTVTKEAMDKMPSAANAIDKLKYTPGLNVNSTDASGLSGVDYTMRGMNSDQIGLSADGIPINDSGNYAVYPNLLGDAENLQEIFVTQGASEADGPHIGSSGGNIGLVTRRPAKDFGGFVKQTLGSNDLSKTFARLETGDYNGFSNWLSYSHTEAKKWRGEGRLYSDKFEMNSLFEAENGNSSNLIVKYNRQENSNYNSLSKAQFERDGRDGDFPTSPEYNSRGQLSRYYKLNRNPFENLTVSFSQKLQLRDNLSWTIQPYYYWGNGGSFSSQSASTLSPASDRAGQYDLSNLSSNTYYRPSWTQTWRPGVTTKLKWDINEQHSLDLGYWYERARQLQTQPFITINPDGNPADLWGEPGGSHQVKDANGNRVQGRNQYTVTPAQKIWAQDSWYLTPDWTLVGGLAWQHVERRGENKGSLTNSPENRRASYHKFLPNVSASYRLNPENQFFYSLSRNMRTPPNYVLYNVGDSISTKPELSWNHELGWRFQREDMLLSATLFYLRYSDRQVSTTNLAGDFEMMNVGKVENRGIELEWSGQLPYHFNYYASYTWTESEQKEDVSSEGVRLPTAGKQLPNVPKNLLNLTLGYDDGLYYGGLTGKYVGAFYGDLTNDEQVGGRTLFDVAAGVHLPVDKKIVKSAALRFGIDNLFDKAYLTSARTTVFNAGAHNGLDASTPYYNVGEERTFSVSLEATF
- a CDS encoding MotA/TolQ/ExbB proton channel family protein, which codes for MNATLLHDIIFWIMYFSLAVALVIIIERAISFAWTTRQATQLEQALTPQVRHIEALPAELLRRRSLPLRTIQPILMQKDRHNAQTLNDLVDAQYLLSKPQLTRGLWLLETIVTAAPLLGLLGTVMGIIDTFKALSASGVSEPSLVSAGMGTALYATGLGIAIALISLVGNNYLQSRMERISELLKVLLIRAAGAALPHSEPAGSWMESGAQRYA